A portion of the Malania oleifera isolate guangnan ecotype guangnan chromosome 3, ASM2987363v1, whole genome shotgun sequence genome contains these proteins:
- the LOC131151028 gene encoding B3 domain-containing protein REM10-like isoform X2, whose amino-acid sequence MEAQYIWKYIPKDFARANNLCNKNYEIILRDQSGRSKSMKLEGKRRGVVYIAHGWSRFAVANGLKVGDLFMIELVKGGKKLLMNFYGVHTEGNGSHKQDASRA is encoded by the exons ATGGAAGCCCAATATATTTGGAAG TACATTCCCAAAGACTTTGCAAGGGCAAACAATTTATGTAACAAAAATTACGAGATAATACTTAGGGATCAAAGTGGAAGGTCAAAGTCCATGAAACTGGAGGGGAAGAGAAGGGGCGTGGTTTATATTGCACATGGCTGGAGTAGGTTTGCCGTGGCGAATGGCTTAAAAGTGGGTGACTTATTCATGATAGAGCTTGTCAAGGGAGGAAAGAAGCTTCTTATGAACTTCTATG GTGTGCACACAGAAGGAAATGGCTCGCACAAGCAGGACGCAAGCAGGGCATGA
- the LOC131151023 gene encoding B3 domain-containing protein REM10-like, translated as MAACRRSALPASKPHFFQPLLPDFHLQLLIPSAFFLKYLGGGGDGDGDGHSCNQQQAVLRSCLVAGKQWLVKVNGRRLQEGWPEFAREHDLHVGDFLLFRHEGDMVFHVMVFDPSACQKKYYRHFIKSEEDDDQSSNAHLPAHHFHHESEGLLKNKRAKIHPKPTAAAATSLSLKYPYFARTIKPYNINKSSMGIPTEFARANGLISKREMIFEDEKGRSWPVKVNRNKGRFSVGQGWRKALTANGIKGGDFLAFELINKGPKPTFKIHEGMNQEMSHTTPATKAMVKQETATAPAAMPLGCSPHYFVTRIRPFNLKKYLLNIPNVFARANGLCDKKCEILLRDENGRSWPMKLGHMKSRSGTRAYIGHGWIKFAVANGLKAGDSIMLELVKGGTQHVMNFYGRKFACIDCKEERMEESGLHKLEVK; from the exons ATGGCTGCATGTAGAAGATCAGCACTCCCAGCTTCCAAACCCCATTTCTTCCAGCCCCTTCTCCCTGATTTCCACCTCCAACTc TTAATTCCATCTGCTTTCTTCCTCAAGTACTTGGGTGGTGgtggtgatggtgatggtgatgggCACTCATGCAACCAGCAGCAAGCTGTGCTGAGAAGCTGCCTTGTCGCCGGGAAGCAATGGCTGGTGAAGGTGAACGGGCGGCGTCTGCAGGAGGGCTGGCCGGAGTTTGCCAGGGAGCATGACCTGCACGTGGGAGATTTCCTGCTGTTCAGGCACGAAGGAGACATGGTGTTTCATGTTATGGTCTTTGACCCTTCCGCCTGCCAGAAGAAATATTATCGTCACTTCATCAAATCAGAAGAAGATGATGACCAAAGTTCAAATGCACACCTCCCTGCACACCATTTTCATCACG AGTCTGAAGGGTTATTGAAAAACAAGCGAGCCAAGATTCATCCCAAaccaacagcagcagcagctacTTCTTTATCTCTCAAGTATCCCTATTTTGCGCGCACTATCAAGCCTTATAATATCAACAAATCGTCAATG GGAATACCAACAGAATTTGCAAGAGCGAATGGTCTAATTAGCAAACGTGAAATGATCTTTGAAGATGAGAAAGGAAGGTCATGGCCTGTGAAAGTAAACAGAAACAAAGGTAGATTTTCGGTTGGACAAGGTTGGCGTAAGGCCCTTACCGCAAATGGCATTAAAGGAGGAGATTTTCTCGCATTTGAGCTCATTAACAAAGGACCAAAACCTACTTTTAAGATTCATG AAGGAATGAACCAAGAAATGTCTCATACTACTCCTGCAACAAAAGCCATGGTGAAGCAAGAAACGGCTACTGCACCAGCAGCGATGCCTCTTGGATGTTCACCTCATTATTTTGTCACCAGGATACGCCCATTTAACCTCAAGAAATATCTATTG AATATTCCTAATGTCTTTGCAAGGGCAAATGGTTTATGTGACAAAAAATGTGAGATATTACTTAGGGATGAAAATGGAAGGTCATGGCCCATGAAACTAGGGCACATGAAGAGCAGGAGCGGCACCCGCGCTTACATTGGACATGGTTGGATTAAGTTTGCTGTGGCAAATGGCTTAAAAGCAGGAGATTCAATCATGTTAGAGCTCGTCAAGGGAGGAACGCAGCATGTTATGAATTTCTATGGAAGAAAATTTGCGTGTATAGATTGCAAGGAAGAGCGCATGGAAGAAAGTGGCTTGCACAAGTTGGAAGTGAAATAG
- the LOC131151479 gene encoding B3 domain-containing protein REM17-like produces the protein MARSTIPPTSPHFFKPILPDSHQELVIPSSFLIKYLLDDTRDEHCKQAVLKSSSTGKNWLVTMNGRCLEDGWPEFARDHDLHVGDFLVFRHEGNLVFHVMVFDVTACERKYPLSDHHDDQSQDTDQSFKSGPLKDFRQPKDVFKKKPEHPCFWGTVPFFKYPKMCIPSSFARANGLSGRCSKMILINEKGKSWPVKLWYKKCDGRLCISQGWLAFQVANGLKSGDVLIFELIEKGATPIINVHDISRTCLHPYFVETMKPTNINYSYLVIPMKFVRENDLWEKNCEIFLRDQQGRSWPVTLIHKNDDRVHIINDWNKFTVANDIKVGDIFVVELVKEGAKLVMNFFSWKEFFAQSLESKH, from the exons GTGATTCCATCTTCTTTCTTGATCAAGTACTTATTGGATGACACTCGCGATGAACATTGCAAGCAAGCCGTCTTGAAAAGCAGCAGCACCGGAAAGAATTGGCTGGTAACGATGAACGGCCGCTGTCTGGAAGATGGTTGGCCGGAGTTTGCCAGAGACCATGACTTGCACGTGGGCGATTTCTTGGTGTTCAGGCACGAAGGGAACTTGGTGTTTCATGTTATGGTCTTTGACGTAACGGCCTGCGAGAGAAAATACCCACTGTCTGATCATCATGATGATCAAAGTCAAGATACGGATCAAAGTTTCAAATCAGGCCCTCTGAAAGATTTCCGAC AGCCTAAAGATGTCTTCAAGAAGAAGCCAGAGCATCCCTGTTTTTGGGGCACTGTACCATTTTTTAAGTATCCTAAAATG TGTATACCATCATCCTTTGCGAGAGCAAATGGTTTAAGTGGCAGATGCTCTAAGATGATCTTAATAAACGAAAAGGGGAAATCATGGCCAGTGAAATTATGGTACAAAAAATGTGATGGCCGACTTTGTATTAGCCAGGGTTGGCTTGCCTTCCAAGTTGCAAACGGCTTAAAGAGTGGAGACGTACTGATATTTGAGCTCATTGAGAAAGGTGCCACACCCATTATTAATGTTCATG ACATCTCTCGCACATGCCTTCATCCTTATTTTGTTGAAACTATGAAGCCGACCAACATCAATTATTCTTATTTG GTTATTCCTATGAAATTTGTAAGAGAGAATGATTTATGGGAAAAAAATTGTGAGATATTCCTCAGAGATCAACAAGGTAGGTCATGGCCTGTGACATTGATCCACAAAAATGATGACCGAGTTCATATTATAAATGATTGGAATAAGTTTACTGTGGCAAATGACATAAAAGTTGGAGACATCTTTGTGGTAGAGCTTGTTAAGGAAGGAGCGAAACTTGTTATGAACTTCTTTTCATGGAAGGAATTCTTTGCACAATCATTAGAGAGTAAGCATTAG
- the LOC131151028 gene encoding B3 domain-containing protein REM14-like isoform X1, whose amino-acid sequence MLLCFSSLKKEQSPFLGFMYIPKDFARANNLCNKNYEIILRDQSGRSKSMKLEGKRRGVVYIAHGWSRFAVANGLKVGDLFMIELVKGGKKLLMNFYGVHTEGNGSHKQDASRA is encoded by the exons ATGCTCTTGTGTTTCAGCTCACTGAAAAAGGAACAAAGCCCGTTTTTAGGGTTCATG TACATTCCCAAAGACTTTGCAAGGGCAAACAATTTATGTAACAAAAATTACGAGATAATACTTAGGGATCAAAGTGGAAGGTCAAAGTCCATGAAACTGGAGGGGAAGAGAAGGGGCGTGGTTTATATTGCACATGGCTGGAGTAGGTTTGCCGTGGCGAATGGCTTAAAAGTGGGTGACTTATTCATGATAGAGCTTGTCAAGGGAGGAAAGAAGCTTCTTATGAACTTCTATG GTGTGCACACAGAAGGAAATGGCTCGCACAAGCAGGACGCAAGCAGGGCATGA